Proteins encoded within one genomic window of Humulus lupulus chromosome 1, drHumLupu1.1, whole genome shotgun sequence:
- the LOC133814821 gene encoding uncharacterized protein LOC133814821: MFEALMRRFPEVPHNPAPPAPWEDILKQHEFPVQEDPLVEANPPVDASRAEQPKPISERFSRKNPLVFEGTLDPLMAEEWVSVLERIFDFVAATKREKVICVVYMLRKDARIWWDIARKGHDIGQMEWAEFLTMFNAKYYNQTVIDQKVVEFSNLVQGSSSIHEYVHKFDQLSRFAPDLVDTKANWVCKFMTGLKREKAQFVDIGKTSLDTYDEAIERAICQESWYCPTHSQKGGNDQPKPVGTAPRVYALTQGDNGAGTFDMVSDQLPVANNSAYALMNHGASHSFIVASYVDKIDRKPEPMANICGVSLPSGEDMMVRSWVKVVLVWVAGQELTVDLLVLDLHEYDVIFGMDWLTKYVAMINCKQRNVTFNPPGEEPFVFQGTAREKNFAIISTMKARKLLDDGCISYLANVINKDRESKLQPTEVAVVCKFPEVFPEDLPGIPPDREVEFEIELIPSTACISKAPYQIALAELKELQCSLSQKAQRVMSFTVMHQVRGSRSIDAIRESDETGERKYLGLEEVDQATEDIRSIRQRLQTFIVQQHKYADHCRRPLEFKVQDKIDWLGGLVALSVSDSLAW; the protein is encoded by the exons ATGTTCGAGGCATTGATGCGAAGATTTCCGGAAGTGCCACACAACCCCGCACCCCCAGCACCTTGGGAAGACATTCTCAAACAACATGAATTCCCAGTGCAAGAAGACCCACTGGTGGAAGCAAACCCACCAGTTGATGCATCTAGAGCAGAACAGCCAAAACCAATCTCGGAACGGTTTAGCAGGAAAAATCCACTTGTGTTCGAAGGAACTTTGGACCCCCTGATGGCAGAAGAATGGGTCAGTGTACTAGAGAGAATCTTTGACTTTGTGGCGGCTACCAAAAGGGAAAAGGTAATCTGTGTGGTGTATATGTTGAGGaaggacgcccgcatctggtgggatattgcTAGGAAGGGGCATGACATTGGACAGATGGAATGGGCAGAATTCCTGACCATGTTCAATGCCAAGTACTACAACCAAACAGTGATAGATCAGAAGGTGGTTGAGTTTTCCAACCTAGTCCAAGGGTCATCTAGCATACATGAGTATGTACACAAGTTTGACCAACTCTCAAGATTTGCTCCAGATCTAGTAGACACTAAAGCCAACTGGGTATGCAAATTCATGACGGGGTTGAAAAGAGAGAAAGCTCAGTTCGTGGACATTGGGAAGACTAGCCTAGATACTTATGATGAAGCCATAGAGCGAGCAATCTGCCAAGAATCCTG GTACTGCCCTACTCATAGTCAGAAGGGAGGAAACGACCAACCAAAGCCAGTAGGAACTGCTCCACGAGTCTATGCACTCACCCAGGGTGATAACGGAGCTGGGACTTTCGACATGGTGTCAGATCAGCTTCCTGTGGCTAATAactcagcatatgcattaatgaaccatggtgcatcccattcttttatTGTTGCATCTTATGTTGATAAGATAGATAGGAAGCCTGAGCCTATGGCAAATATATGTGGTGTATCCTTACCTTCGGGGGAGGATATGATGGTACGGTCTTGGGTTAAAGTCGTACTAGTTTGGGTAGCAGGTCAGGAATTGACCGTGGATTTGCTAGTTTTAGATTTGCATGAGTACGATGTTatttttggtatggattggctaaccaAGTACGTGGCAATGATAAATTGCAAAcaaagaaatgtgacttttaaccCACCTGGGGAAGAACCGTTCGTGTTCCAAGGCACAGCCCGCGAGAAGAATTTCGCTATAATCTCCACGATGAAGGCTAGGAAATTATTGGACGATGGATGTATCAGCTACCTGGCAAACGTAATAAACAAGGATAGGGAGTCTAAGCTACAACCAACTGAGGTAGCAGTGGTATGCAAATTCCCAGAAGTGTTTCCTGAGGATCTTCCAGGGATACCCCCGGACCGAGAAGTtgagtttgagattgagttgatTCCAAGCACCGCATGtatttcaaaggcaccataccagattgCACTGGCAGAGCTTAAAGAACTGCAA TGCTCACTATCCCAAAAGGCACAGAGGGTTATGTCATTTACAGTGATGCATCAGGTCAGGGGCTCGAGGAGTATTGATGCAATACGGGAAAGTGATGAGACCGGTGAGAGGAAATACTTGGGATTAGAAGAGGTAGACCAAGCTACGGAAGACATTAGATCAATCCGTCAAAGGTTGCAGACCTTTATAGTTCAACAACACAAATATGCTGATCATTGTCGGAGACCATTAGAATTTAAAGTTCAGGACAAG